One Natronosalvus halobius genomic region harbors:
- a CDS encoding VirB4 family type IV secretion system protein yields the protein MAGRFDRLRSWLPVGSSEPSIDDIDDETFDRAAEILEANGDDLTKENIRKQAGYLLEVEDVDDGELRLGVIQDETEQTLADRDVIAPRQLQEVSNLFESGYMVRNDQFVRTLTIHGYPERVPLGWLEDLYTTNDHVRVTQHISPRDTGSVLRKLQKRLTQLRARLHKKYEKNQTNTHEAEADRDMVKELIWDIILGETKLFDFAIYIEVIADTKQELDDATERVIETVGAANAKAVTLEKRQIESQDALAPLGDDPIKATQLMQETAVGTMFPFIEPAVADPEGVFYGFDGTNTPVLLDRYRLSSYSKAIAGKMGSGKTFAEKHEMYHRLMMDPEIEMLVLDPLGDFVDFANDLGGQVIRFGGQNTVNPLEIRRGIDDVADDPFKKKFRSVMELFRTHFSAVADQSLSKEQEGILRRAVRLAYLKYGITPNPSTHENTSPTIQDVLEILHALTDGDQPSEFLELHEDADEERVRPEIEQLETRFREADEKYAYQLLLGLEAFQHGGENDNLNGRTNVELDNRLVAIDMSMFADTGQAPLFMHVMFDWIYQRAQSSDRRTQVTIDEAHYLLRRAATTDMIDLFIRHSRHFNTAITLISQTIDEFIAKSDKKSEEAVEKARNVYNLCDIKQIFHHESVSNAMIDFHGLTPSEQNFIATAQTGEDGGYSECLLAVNDWTKSLALHVNDYEIHVLDDGLDPWEYLVDQRYIDAGDVEYLAQEGRVDDYEIPDSLLEEAGISTAPQEADD from the coding sequence ATGGCAGGCCGATTCGACCGCCTCCGGTCGTGGCTGCCCGTAGGGAGTAGCGAACCCAGCATCGATGATATCGACGACGAGACGTTCGACCGCGCTGCGGAGATTCTCGAGGCGAACGGCGATGACCTCACGAAGGAGAACATCCGCAAGCAGGCCGGGTACTTGCTCGAAGTCGAGGACGTCGACGACGGAGAACTCCGGCTTGGCGTCATCCAGGACGAGACCGAACAGACGCTGGCCGACCGTGACGTCATCGCCCCACGACAGCTTCAGGAAGTCTCGAACCTCTTCGAGTCGGGCTACATGGTTCGCAACGACCAGTTCGTCCGCACCCTGACCATCCACGGCTATCCTGAACGCGTGCCACTGGGCTGGCTCGAGGATCTGTACACGACCAACGACCACGTCCGCGTCACCCAGCATATCAGCCCCCGCGATACGGGGTCAGTCCTCCGCAAGCTCCAGAAACGCCTCACGCAGCTGCGAGCCCGACTGCACAAGAAATACGAGAAGAATCAGACCAACACTCACGAAGCCGAGGCTGACCGCGACATGGTCAAAGAGCTCATCTGGGACATTATCCTCGGTGAGACGAAACTCTTCGACTTCGCGATCTACATCGAGGTCATTGCGGATACCAAGCAGGAGCTCGATGATGCGACCGAACGCGTCATCGAAACGGTGGGTGCCGCAAATGCCAAAGCCGTCACGCTGGAGAAACGCCAGATCGAATCTCAGGACGCGCTAGCCCCACTGGGCGACGACCCGATCAAGGCGACTCAACTTATGCAGGAGACGGCCGTCGGGACGATGTTCCCGTTCATCGAGCCCGCTGTGGCTGACCCGGAGGGTGTCTTTTACGGCTTCGACGGCACGAACACACCCGTTCTGTTGGACCGCTACCGGCTCTCGTCGTATTCGAAAGCGATTGCGGGGAAGATGGGATCGGGGAAGACGTTCGCGGAGAAGCACGAGATGTACCATCGCCTGATGATGGATCCCGAGATCGAAATGCTCGTCCTCGATCCGCTCGGGGACTTCGTCGACTTCGCGAACGACCTCGGTGGACAGGTCATCCGCTTTGGCGGGCAGAACACGGTCAATCCTCTCGAAATCCGGCGCGGCATCGACGACGTCGCGGACGACCCGTTCAAGAAGAAGTTCCGGTCGGTGATGGAGCTATTTCGAACTCACTTTTCGGCAGTCGCCGACCAATCGCTGAGCAAGGAACAGGAGGGCATCCTTCGGCGGGCAGTTCGGCTTGCCTATCTCAAATACGGAATTACCCCTAACCCGTCGACCCACGAGAATACGAGTCCGACGATACAGGACGTCCTCGAGATCCTGCACGCACTCACAGACGGTGACCAGCCGTCGGAGTTCCTCGAGCTTCACGAGGATGCGGACGAGGAGCGCGTTCGGCCTGAGATCGAACAGCTCGAGACGCGGTTCAGAGAAGCCGACGAGAAGTATGCCTACCAGCTCCTCCTCGGGCTCGAGGCATTCCAGCACGGCGGCGAGAACGACAATCTGAACGGGCGAACCAACGTCGAACTCGACAATCGGCTGGTCGCCATCGACATGTCGATGTTCGCCGACACGGGGCAGGCGCCGCTGTTCATGCATGTGATGTTCGACTGGATCTATCAACGCGCCCAGAGCAGCGACCGACGAACGCAGGTCACCATTGACGAAGCCCACTACCTGCTACGGCGGGCGGCGACGACGGACATGATCGACCTGTTCATCCGCCACAGTCGCCACTTCAACACGGCGATTACACTCATCTCACAGACGATCGACGAGTTCATCGCGAAGTCCGATAAGAAGTCCGAGGAGGCCGTCGAGAAGGCACGAAACGTCTACAATCTCTGTGACATCAAGCAGATCTTCCACCACGAGTCGGTCAGCAACGCTATGATCGACTTCCATGGCCTCACGCCCTCCGAGCAGAACTTCATTGCGACCGCCCAAACCGGCGAGGACGGCGGCTACTCGGAGTGTCTGCTCGCCGTCAACGACTGGACGAAGTCGCTCGCTCTCCACGTGAACGACTACGAGATTCACGTGCTGGACGACGGCCTCGACCCGTGGGAGTATCTCGTCGATCAGCGCTATATCGACGCCGGCGATGTCGAGTATCTCGCCCAGGAAGGGCGTGTCGACGACTACGAGATCCCGGACTCGCTGCTCGAGGAGGCCGGTATATCAACAGCACCACAAGAGGCCGATGACTGA
- a CDS encoding ATP-binding protein codes for MDEQEHTTSTKEEGTNSQRNFDEIFKTIFTSLFSAIVLSACYLLVPLGVIWVAAKMPTSIGWIATILSVPAIWFVPSVIAIVATTMIEFVVGQDDEDVERGWFLGIIVGSVMLTAVWLLPLLEGLWPSFGRIFQPLRIAALFDDTLLVGLSWLVSVPMMTYANLSGLTDTSPDSYSSQTKEEQRSQSGTQSVNSPTSMNGTDGQDRKALQNDDLQRNRRYQWEPAPETWFADIGGMESLKTNIERSVLRPLTRIDEAYERFNVSPPNGILLYGPPGTGKTLFARAIAGELGHPYLELSAGDIKSRWINESTEQVNQLFAEAEQFDRCVIFIDEIDALLAGRGNDLHREHAQVVNEFLTHLDDENPNYLVIAATNRADLLDEAATRRGRFDQQYEIGLPDDDAREAIFRVRLRELPTALDEDDYHELAERSEGLSSADVVGIVDDAAMHAAERDAEAITLEDIHEAFPDRSTGKDT; via the coding sequence ATGGACGAACAAGAACACACTACGTCCACAAAAGAGGAGGGGACCAATAGTCAGCGGAACTTCGATGAGATATTCAAGACCATTTTCACCTCTCTTTTCTCAGCTATTGTACTGTCTGCGTGTTACCTTCTGGTGCCGTTAGGCGTAATTTGGGTAGCAGCCAAGATGCCTACCTCAATCGGGTGGATTGCAACAATCCTTAGTGTGCCTGCTATTTGGTTCGTACCGAGTGTTATTGCCATAGTCGCGACTACAATGATAGAGTTCGTAGTTGGGCAGGACGACGAGGATGTGGAGAGAGGATGGTTTTTAGGAATAATCGTTGGGTCCGTCATGTTAACTGCTGTCTGGCTCCTTCCGCTTTTAGAGGGTCTCTGGCCATCGTTCGGAAGAATCTTTCAGCCATTACGAATTGCTGCCCTGTTTGATGACACTTTGCTTGTAGGCTTGAGTTGGCTCGTTAGCGTGCCGATGATGACGTATGCTAATCTTTCCGGGCTCACGGACACTAGCCCAGATAGCTATAGCTCGCAAACAAAGGAGGAGCAGCGCAGCCAGTCAGGTACACAGTCTGTGAATTCACCTACATCCATGAATGGAACGGATGGTCAGGACAGAAAGGCGCTACAGAACGATGATTTGCAGAGAAATCGCAGGTATCAATGGGAGCCTGCACCAGAGACGTGGTTTGCAGATATTGGTGGGATGGAGTCGCTGAAAACAAATATCGAGAGATCCGTCCTTCGACCACTTACCCGGATTGACGAAGCCTACGAGCGGTTCAACGTCTCACCACCGAATGGAATTCTCCTTTACGGCCCACCCGGAACCGGGAAGACCCTGTTCGCTCGAGCAATCGCCGGCGAACTCGGCCATCCGTATCTCGAGTTATCTGCGGGCGATATCAAATCCCGGTGGATCAACGAGTCAACCGAGCAGGTCAACCAGCTCTTCGCCGAAGCTGAACAGTTCGACCGGTGCGTCATCTTCATCGACGAAATCGACGCCCTCCTCGCTGGTCGCGGTAACGACCTCCACCGAGAGCACGCCCAGGTCGTCAATGAGTTCCTCACACACTTAGATGACGAGAACCCGAATTACCTCGTCATCGCAGCGACGAATCGAGCTGATCTCCTCGATGAGGCAGCCACACGCCGAGGACGGTTTGACCAGCAGTACGAAATCGGCCTCCCTGACGACGACGCTCGTGAGGCGATCTTCCGCGTACGACTCCGGGAACTTCCGACCGCTCTTGACGAAGACGATTATCACGAGTTAGCCGAGCGCTCTGAAGGGCTCAGCAGTGCTGACGTCGTGGGAATCGTCGACGACGCCGCAATGCACGCAGCTGAGCGCGATGCTGAGGCAATCACGCTCGAGGATATTCACGAGGCGTTCCCAGACCGCTCTACGGGCAAAGATACCTAA
- a CDS encoding cupin domain-containing protein encodes MTKDEVPKSELTPEELARTHLPDQTMYKIGTENPEDTDSEGVRSTPLVIRTNEFRLLYFEMEPSKKIDWHTHVPGLDEVNMCLDGRARYTLEREDGSHQTLEIGPMEFVYVPGGARHKIEAIGEQCHESLSAAKFDNVARLEALEDVTDTDATDTDETEWQDALFVDRKRNEVVALDENYVSK; translated from the coding sequence ATGACAAAGGACGAGGTTCCTAAATCAGAACTGACCCCCGAGGAACTTGCCCGTACTCACCTTCCCGACCAAACGATGTACAAGATTGGGACCGAGAATCCCGAGGATACGGATTCCGAAGGTGTTAGGAGTACTCCACTGGTTATCAGAACAAACGAGTTCAGATTGCTCTACTTCGAGATGGAGCCCTCCAAAAAGATCGATTGGCATACACACGTCCCGGGTCTCGACGAGGTAAATATGTGTCTTGATGGGCGGGCCAGGTATACCCTCGAACGGGAAGATGGGAGCCATCAAACGCTCGAAATCGGGCCGATGGAGTTCGTCTACGTGCCGGGTGGAGCTCGGCACAAAATCGAGGCAATCGGCGAGCAGTGTCACGAATCACTCTCTGCGGCCAAATTCGATAACGTCGCCCGACTCGAAGCTCTTGAAGACGTTACGGACACGGATGCGACGGATACCGACGAGACTGAATGGCAGGATGCGCTCTTCGTCGATCGGAAACGGAACGAAGTCGTCGCTCTCGATGAGAACTACGTTTCAAAGTAG
- a CDS encoding IS5 family transposase has product MTSRFTEKVVSLAQKAVAGEPAPAYRPGKDGYADWVILAVQGFKEYLNHDYRKLMDVLREMPRVTESLDLTVETLPHFSTICARKQAIPMKRWRAMLDASIELYELGDVQAIDATGVDRVQASQHYAKRTDYTFEAVKTTLLVDCETSAILDIHCSMKQPHDTQVGWQVLVRNLDDLTAVAADKGYDWEALRTRLRAESITPLIPQRGPGFRGWARNLLIHDRAYNQRSNAESVFFGLRQRYGETLWARTWFGQFRELVMKSAVRNIERAIEGSNQ; this is encoded by the coding sequence ATGACCTCCCGCTTCACAGAGAAGGTTGTATCGCTCGCCCAAAAAGCCGTCGCTGGCGAGCCAGCTCCGGCATACCGACCCGGAAAAGACGGGTATGCCGACTGGGTAATTCTCGCCGTTCAGGGGTTCAAAGAGTATCTCAATCACGATTACAGGAAGCTGATGGATGTTCTGCGAGAAATGCCGAGAGTTACAGAATCACTCGATTTAACCGTTGAAACGCTCCCTCATTTCTCCACGATCTGTGCGCGGAAGCAAGCGATTCCGATGAAGCGGTGGCGAGCAATGCTCGACGCATCGATCGAACTGTACGAACTCGGAGATGTACAAGCAATCGACGCAACTGGCGTGGATCGTGTCCAAGCGAGCCAGCACTATGCGAAACGGACGGATTACACGTTCGAGGCAGTGAAAACCACGCTGCTAGTCGATTGTGAAACGAGTGCGATTCTAGATATACACTGTTCGATGAAACAACCGCACGATACACAGGTTGGTTGGCAAGTATTGGTGCGGAATCTCGACGATTTGACGGCTGTGGCGGCGGATAAAGGATACGACTGGGAAGCACTTCGCACGAGGTTACGTGCTGAAAGTATCACACCGCTGATTCCGCAACGCGGCCCAGGTTTCCGAGGATGGGCGAGAAACTTACTCATCCACGATCGGGCGTATAACCAGCGTTCGAATGCTGAATCAGTGTTTTTCGGATTGCGGCAGCGATACGGTGAGACGCTGTGGGCTAGAACGTGGTTCGGTCAATTCCGCGAACTTGTCATGAAATCAGCGGTGCGAAACATCGAACGCGCAATCGAGGGGTCAAACCAGTAA
- a CDS encoding HalOD1 output domain-containing protein encodes MDEKRSDSNPSTETKENRTEIPDDDDTHGASGRESTPDGSWTFVTQAHYNPDESRDLTTVIIGAVAEAEDVPITEITNPPLYEVVDIAGIDDALFGRPEANRNGTDSTVEFRYHGYKVSVEADGWVTVSERSEDAAADGE; translated from the coding sequence ATGGATGAGAAGCGATCTGATTCAAATCCCTCAACCGAGACCAAGGAGAACCGCACTGAGATTCCCGACGACGACGACACGCATGGCGCATCAGGGCGGGAGAGTACACCAGATGGGAGCTGGACATTCGTGACGCAAGCCCACTACAATCCCGACGAATCCCGCGATCTGACTACAGTGATCATCGGCGCAGTCGCGGAAGCCGAGGACGTCCCCATCACTGAGATCACGAACCCGCCCCTCTACGAGGTGGTGGACATTGCGGGCATCGACGACGCCTTGTTCGGGCGCCCCGAGGCCAACCGGAACGGCACGGATTCGACGGTCGAGTTTCGGTATCACGGCTACAAAGTAAGCGTGGAGGCGGACGGCTGGGTGACAGTCTCCGAGCGCTCCGAGGACGCAGCGGCTGACGGCGAGTAA
- a CDS encoding DUF7344 domain-containing protein — MGDESERPDAGDDLRRNVEAYIRKSHPPPAEILELEFVYEALAHPRRRYLCYSLLSSSRWTLPELATKLVAWERDIPEADVAGFDRDEMYVSLHHAHVPKLVELDIIEYETGDEAIIIASANAPQVLAVLQGAGASIDALQEKHTHGVSTNWSDH; from the coding sequence ATGGGCGACGAATCGGAGCGACCAGACGCTGGCGATGACCTGCGCCGAAACGTCGAGGCCTACATCCGGAAATCACATCCACCGCCGGCGGAAATCCTGGAGTTAGAGTTCGTGTACGAGGCGCTGGCTCATCCGAGACGACGCTATCTCTGCTACTCGCTCCTCTCCAGTTCTCGCTGGACGCTCCCGGAATTGGCGACTAAACTCGTCGCCTGGGAGCGGGACATTCCCGAAGCGGACGTCGCCGGGTTCGACCGCGACGAGATGTACGTCTCGCTTCACCACGCCCACGTCCCGAAGTTGGTCGAATTAGACATCATCGAGTACGAGACTGGTGACGAGGCGATCATCATCGCGAGCGCAAACGCCCCGCAGGTGCTCGCGGTCCTGCAAGGCGCCGGGGCGAGTATTGACGCGTTACAGGAGAAACACACGCACGGAGTGAGTACGAACTGGAGTGACCACTGA
- a CDS encoding transcriptional regulator, translating into MEFDKLVHQQTRLQIFAHLYANGETTFTDLKTELGITEGNLASHIQKMEDADCVTVTKQFVDRSPQTSYRLTDRGEELFETHIQSLEALIEELDR; encoded by the coding sequence ATGGAGTTCGACAAGCTTGTCCACCAACAAACACGATTGCAAATTTTCGCACACCTGTATGCGAACGGTGAGACGACCTTTACGGACCTGAAAACCGAACTCGGCATTACCGAGGGAAATCTGGCCAGTCACATCCAGAAGATGGAAGACGCTGATTGTGTTACCGTGACCAAACAGTTCGTGGATCGGAGCCCACAGACGAGTTATCGATTGACCGACCGTGGCGAAGAGCTGTTCGAAACCCACATCCAGTCGCTCGAAGCACTCATCGAGGAACTCGATCGATGA
- a CDS encoding CPBP family intramembrane glutamic endopeptidase has translation MGLVDFDSLTLLVVVVGGFGPLVAAALVTWLVGGSLRAWIGQVLRWRVRPRWYLAALGVPLVVFAATSIVYLALGNAIEPSDVLQQVPVYALPLIFVFNMVFVFLLGGGQEELGWRGFALPRLLDRFDAVTASLVIGVVWAIWHLPLFMMEGTSQYSGQFVPYATTVLALSILFTWLYRATGRSVLLAMILHASYNSAPVVIPFQPAQTGTVDWLLAASVWVLALGLVAVYGRDLRFGDSEGSETVDGRVPPTT, from the coding sequence TTGGGGCTCGTCGATTTCGATTCGCTCACGCTGCTTGTCGTTGTCGTCGGCGGCTTCGGTCCGTTGGTCGCGGCGGCGCTCGTGACGTGGCTCGTCGGTGGGTCGCTACGAGCCTGGATCGGGCAGGTGCTCCGCTGGCGCGTCCGTCCTCGGTGGTACCTCGCCGCGCTCGGAGTTCCACTCGTCGTGTTTGCGGCGACGAGTATCGTCTATCTCGCGCTCGGGAATGCAATCGAGCCGTCGGATGTTCTCCAGCAGGTGCCGGTCTACGCGCTGCCGCTCATCTTCGTTTTCAATATGGTGTTCGTGTTCCTGCTGGGTGGTGGGCAAGAGGAACTGGGGTGGCGTGGGTTCGCCCTGCCGCGACTGCTCGACCGGTTCGACGCAGTGACCGCGAGCCTCGTAATCGGTGTCGTATGGGCGATCTGGCACCTTCCGTTGTTCATGATGGAAGGAACGAGCCAGTACAGTGGCCAGTTCGTTCCGTACGCGACCACCGTGCTGGCGCTGTCGATTCTGTTCACGTGGCTCTACCGGGCCACCGGACGCAGCGTGTTGCTGGCGATGATTCTCCACGCCAGCTACAACAGCGCGCCGGTGGTGATTCCGTTCCAACCGGCCCAGACCGGTACTGTGGACTGGCTCCTGGCAGCGAGCGTCTGGGTGCTTGCGCTCGGTCTGGTGGCCGTCTATGGCCGCGACCTCCGTTTTGGTGACTCCGAGGGCTCTGAGACGGTGGATGGCCGTGTCCCACCGACTACCTGA
- a CDS encoding NAD(P)-dependent alcohol dehydrogenase, producing MIETREMRAVVMRGFGSPDVLELTAVEKPTPADDEVLIRTRATTVTAGDCEFRRLDLPLSFRLPVWLYVKLWKGNRVVPGQEVAGEIESVGDDVTRFVPGDQVFAATSFRFGGAAEYVCLPESYPIARIPEPMTVEEAVTLPTGGLNAMHFLRSANVEDGDAVLINGAGGSIGTYAVQIATAWGADVTCVDSGEKLDVLRSLGANYVVDYTREEFTDRGERYDVVVDVVGTSPFSRTLRCLSIDGRYVLGNPTLLGRIRGGWTNLTGERIVISSLAGYAPEDVEALVELVEAGEVRAVVDRRYPLDEIADAHRYVESGRKTGNVVIDVV from the coding sequence ATGATTGAAACCAGAGAGATGCGGGCCGTCGTCATGCGTGGCTTTGGCTCGCCCGACGTCCTCGAACTCACGGCGGTCGAGAAGCCGACACCCGCGGACGACGAGGTGCTGATACGGACCCGTGCGACGACCGTGACCGCGGGCGACTGCGAGTTCCGACGGCTCGACCTCCCGCTCTCCTTTCGGCTCCCAGTCTGGCTCTACGTGAAGCTCTGGAAGGGGAATCGGGTCGTCCCCGGGCAGGAGGTCGCCGGGGAGATCGAATCGGTCGGCGACGACGTGACGCGATTCGTGCCGGGCGACCAGGTGTTCGCCGCGACGTCGTTCCGGTTCGGCGGGGCTGCCGAGTACGTCTGTCTCCCCGAGTCGTATCCCATCGCGAGGATACCGGAACCCATGACCGTCGAGGAGGCCGTCACGCTGCCGACGGGCGGACTGAACGCGATGCACTTCCTGCGGAGCGCGAACGTGGAGGACGGCGACGCGGTCCTGATCAACGGGGCCGGTGGCAGCATCGGCACGTACGCCGTCCAGATCGCTACGGCCTGGGGAGCCGACGTGACGTGTGTTGATAGCGGAGAGAAGCTGGACGTGCTGCGCTCGCTCGGGGCGAACTACGTCGTCGATTACACGCGAGAGGAGTTCACCGACCGCGGCGAGCGCTACGACGTCGTCGTCGACGTCGTGGGTACGAGTCCGTTTTCGCGCACACTGCGCTGTCTGTCGATCGATGGTCGCTACGTCCTGGGCAATCCAACGCTGCTCGGGCGAATCAGGGGTGGTTGGACGAACTTAACCGGCGAGAGAATCGTCATCTCGTCCCTCGCCGGGTACGCGCCCGAGGACGTGGAGGCCCTCGTCGAACTCGTCGAAGCGGGCGAAGTGAGAGCGGTCGTCGACAGGCGATATCCGCTCGACGAGATCGCCGACGCTCATCGATACGTCGAGAGTGGACGGAAAACGGGTAACGTGGTCATCGACGTGGTGTGA
- a CDS encoding helix-turn-helix domain-containing protein, with amino-acid sequence MKHLRATVRADREDAPPIFALLAHSPSIEEGRVLEMMTALDDYKTFFVAIDGDVTALAAEASDIQAIEAVETVHVGEDAGYVLVVIKPQGEPLVEAQRHETGVHGVIPRMPVVYRDGMMRARVIGDPAQLQEMFEHDPVDMVVTIEEIGEFRGNIDTAWASLSARQCEALEIAADLGYYEQPRGATLKEIAAELGCAPQTASDHLQKAEGKVITAALDEFGPLK; translated from the coding sequence GTGAAACACCTTCGGGCCACCGTCCGGGCGGACCGAGAGGACGCACCGCCCATCTTCGCGTTGCTCGCGCATTCGCCGTCCATCGAGGAAGGGCGCGTCCTAGAGATGATGACGGCGCTCGATGACTACAAGACGTTCTTCGTGGCAATCGACGGTGACGTGACCGCCCTGGCTGCCGAGGCCTCGGACATTCAAGCGATTGAGGCCGTCGAGACCGTCCACGTAGGCGAGGACGCCGGCTACGTCCTCGTCGTCATCAAGCCGCAGGGGGAGCCACTGGTCGAAGCTCAACGCCACGAAACAGGCGTTCACGGCGTGATCCCGCGGATGCCGGTCGTCTACCGCGACGGAATGATGCGTGCCCGCGTCATCGGCGACCCCGCCCAGCTCCAGGAGATGTTCGAGCATGATCCGGTGGACATGGTGGTCACCATCGAGGAGATCGGCGAATTCCGCGGAAACATCGACACCGCATGGGCGAGTCTCAGCGCTCGCCAATGCGAAGCTCTCGAGATCGCCGCCGACCTCGGATACTACGAACAGCCCCGCGGTGCCACGCTGAAAGAGATCGCCGCCGAGCTCGGCTGTGCGCCACAGACGGCGAGCGATCACCTCCAGAAGGCGGAGGGAAAAGTGATCACCGCGGCGCTCGACGAGTTCGGTCCCCTAAAGTAG
- a CDS encoding DUF4386 domain-containing protein gives MNFIPEASDAVPGGDRTDRSVRSASVIGGIGLILMLVPALFGTLVVVKGLVTPGDATATALAIQDAAGMFRLGIAGLLAVAILDVIVAWALYTVFEPVNRRISQLALLFRVVYAGVFVVAISQLVGVIGTLTDPDAPAAYTTDQLHAQAMLDINAFNDIWNAGLLLFAVHLLLLGYLAYRADYVSTLIGILLAIAGFGYAIDSIGAVLVADYSLQVTIVTFVGEIVLIGWLLLRGRRVSVDAEDATLNPRRDYGR, from the coding sequence ATGAACTTCATACCGGAGGCATCAGATGCGGTACCGGGCGGCGACAGAACAGATCGATCGGTGCGGTCGGCGAGCGTAATCGGCGGCATCGGTCTCATATTGATGCTCGTCCCCGCGCTCTTTGGCACGCTCGTCGTTGTGAAGGGGCTCGTGACGCCCGGCGACGCCACGGCGACCGCCCTCGCCATCCAGGACGCCGCGGGGATGTTCCGTCTCGGGATCGCAGGCTTGCTCGCCGTCGCGATCCTCGACGTGATCGTCGCGTGGGCGCTGTACACCGTCTTCGAGCCGGTGAACAGGCGCATTTCGCAGCTCGCCTTGCTCTTTCGCGTCGTCTACGCCGGCGTCTTCGTCGTCGCAATCAGCCAGCTCGTCGGCGTAATCGGGACGCTGACCGACCCCGACGCGCCGGCCGCCTACACGACTGACCAACTCCATGCACAGGCCATGCTCGACATCAACGCCTTCAACGACATTTGGAACGCCGGCCTGCTGCTGTTCGCCGTGCACCTGCTCCTACTCGGTTACCTAGCGTACCGGGCGGACTATGTGTCGACGCTCATTGGAATCCTCCTCGCTATCGCCGGGTTCGGTTACGCCATCGACAGCATTGGTGCCGTCCTTGTCGCCGACTACTCGCTCCAGGTGACCATCGTGACCTTCGTCGGCGAGATCGTCTTGATCGGCTGGTTGCTGCTCAGGGGCCGCCGCGTGTCAGTGGACGCCGAGGATGCCACGTTGAACCCTCGGAGGGATTATGGCCGGTGA
- a CDS encoding HalOD1 output domain-containing protein: MRVEHQYDGDTPASIAILEAIATIEDVDPTDSPTDLGTTLYDQIDPQHLTNSSPGTTVTALLL, from the coding sequence ATGCGTGTTGAGCATCAATACGACGGAGATACACCGGCCAGCATTGCAATCTTGGAAGCCATCGCTACCATTGAGGACGTCGATCCAACGGACTCGCCAACTGACCTTGGGACCACGCTCTATGATCAAATTGATCCACAGCACTTGACCAATTCGTCACCGGGAACAACGGTGACAGCGCTGTTACTGTAG
- a CDS encoding PadR family transcriptional regulator, with product MADSNPPDEEGASGRNPPSAGPMEFSTYNIPTDLTAFQTHLLCLIHRFGPVEGVTLQNALEDLYPEDINHGRLYPSLDRMVDSGLITKQTKEKDKRRKEYALTGRGEWVAEEYLLFVREMIAPPAE from the coding sequence ATGGCTGATTCAAACCCACCAGACGAGGAGGGGGCAAGCGGCCGAAACCCTCCATCGGCAGGGCCAATGGAATTTTCGACGTATAATATTCCGACAGACCTCACCGCCTTCCAGACCCATCTCCTCTGTCTCATCCACCGATTCGGTCCCGTCGAAGGAGTAACTCTCCAGAACGCCCTCGAAGACCTCTACCCTGAAGACATCAATCATGGACGGTTGTACCCGAGCCTCGACCGGATGGTCGACTCTGGACTGATCACCAAGCAGACGAAAGAAAAAGACAAACGCCGGAAGGAGTACGCCCTTACTGGTCGAGGCGAGTGGGTTGCAGAGGAATATCTCCTGTTCGTACGGGAGATGATTGCTCCTCCTGCTGAATAA